One genomic segment of Paraburkholderia phymatum STM815 includes these proteins:
- a CDS encoding LysR family transcriptional regulator has translation MNVSLQQLKVFVAVARQRSFTRAAREFDLTQSAVSRCVRELEEAIALRLFDRTTRQVELTTAGSRLERRIARLIEEIELTLREERAAHEEHTGLVVVACDPVTSSGWLPERLARSAAHFPDLIVTAKEQPQHAVLAAIEQGEVDFGVLCDANVAGADAFHMQPLVSTPLCAVLPHAHPLASGAALHWEALRNSRTVTQLVTLNAEAGTRNVTERALNRHRIDAARANECGHLAAALRMIELGLGIGVLPVDPHAAALPAALVALPLVPEVSVTTMLVRRRNRSLRPNAEAVWSLFAGRELPAHAGVSANAGAALAHSGIKGATHEPLPCVSDDEALMRAS, from the coding sequence ATGAACGTATCGTTGCAGCAATTGAAGGTGTTCGTCGCCGTCGCGCGTCAGCGGAGCTTTACCCGTGCGGCGCGCGAGTTCGATCTGACGCAGTCGGCCGTGAGCCGGTGCGTGCGCGAACTCGAAGAGGCGATTGCATTGCGCCTCTTCGACCGCACGACGCGTCAGGTCGAACTGACGACAGCAGGCTCGCGGCTCGAACGGCGCATCGCACGCCTGATCGAAGAGATCGAGCTGACCTTGCGTGAGGAGCGCGCGGCGCATGAAGAGCACACGGGGCTTGTCGTGGTTGCGTGCGATCCCGTGACGTCGTCGGGGTGGTTGCCCGAGCGGCTCGCGCGTAGCGCGGCGCATTTTCCCGACCTGATCGTCACTGCGAAGGAACAGCCGCAACATGCCGTGCTCGCCGCCATCGAGCAGGGCGAAGTCGACTTCGGCGTGCTGTGCGACGCGAACGTCGCGGGCGCCGACGCCTTTCACATGCAGCCGCTGGTGTCGACGCCGCTTTGCGCGGTGCTGCCGCACGCGCATCCGCTCGCTTCCGGCGCCGCGCTGCACTGGGAAGCGCTGCGCAATAGCCGGACCGTTACGCAGCTCGTCACGCTCAATGCGGAAGCGGGCACGCGCAACGTCACCGAGCGCGCGCTCAACAGGCACCGTATCGACGCGGCACGCGCCAACGAGTGCGGGCATCTGGCCGCAGCGTTGCGTATGATCGAACTGGGACTCGGCATCGGCGTGCTGCCAGTGGATCCGCACGCCGCCGCATTGCCGGCCGCGCTGGTCGCGCTTCCGCTCGTGCCCGAAGTGTCCGTGACGACGATGCTCGTGCGGCGCCGCAACCGCTCGTTGCGTCCGAATGCGGAAGCCGTATGGTCGCTGTTCGCCGGCAGGGAATTGCCCGCCCATGCCGGTGTATCCGCGAATGCTGGCGCAGCACTTGCGCATTCGGGAATCAAAGGAGCCACACACGAACCGTTGCCGTGCGTATCCGATGACGAGGCGCTGATGCGAGCCTCATAG
- a CDS encoding aldehyde dehydrogenase family protein, which yields MDTETDLRRHDLLIDGKRLPPGTGEYSVNLNPATEEPIALVAQGSAQDVDTAVKAARAALKVWNAMRAAERGRILMRFCEVLREHQDEIVALESLDAGKPLAAVKRQDVPAAIDTLAYYAGWCDKINGQVVPVRPDALTYTIREPVGVVGAIVPWNFPLMIGMWKIAPALACGCTMVVKPAEITPLSALRVAELALEAGVPPGVLNIVTGKGRVVGDAIVAHPDIDKVTFTGSPSVGRGILQGAAGNFKRVTLELGGKSANVIFADANIDNAVRAAASGIFFNTGQVCSAGSRILAHRDVYDEVVERLVARAKGIKVGDPAERETTMGPLVSAAQMKTVLDYVDVGRKEGASIVTGGARIGQKGFFVEPTVFANVEHEMRISQEEIFGPVASVVRFNDEEDAVRIANGTAYSLAAGVWSADIGRVHRVAHALKAGTVWINTYGYTDVRLPWGGSGDSGFGREHGDVAIENFTEPKAIWLAIEH from the coding sequence ATGGACACTGAAACCGACCTCAGACGCCATGATCTTCTCATCGACGGTAAGCGGCTGCCGCCCGGCACGGGCGAATACTCAGTCAATCTCAACCCCGCGACAGAAGAGCCGATAGCGCTCGTCGCACAAGGCAGCGCGCAGGACGTCGATACGGCCGTGAAGGCCGCGCGCGCCGCCCTCAAGGTCTGGAACGCCATGCGCGCGGCCGAGCGCGGCCGGATCCTGATGCGCTTCTGCGAAGTGCTGCGCGAGCATCAGGACGAAATTGTCGCGCTGGAAAGTCTCGACGCGGGCAAGCCGCTCGCGGCCGTCAAACGCCAGGACGTACCCGCCGCCATCGACACGCTCGCCTACTACGCGGGCTGGTGCGACAAGATCAACGGACAGGTCGTGCCCGTGCGGCCCGATGCGCTCACTTACACGATCCGCGAGCCCGTCGGCGTGGTCGGTGCAATCGTGCCGTGGAATTTTCCGCTGATGATCGGCATGTGGAAGATCGCGCCTGCGCTCGCGTGCGGTTGCACGATGGTCGTCAAGCCCGCCGAAATCACGCCGCTGTCCGCTCTGCGCGTCGCCGAACTGGCGCTGGAGGCGGGCGTGCCGCCCGGCGTACTGAACATCGTGACGGGCAAGGGACGGGTGGTCGGCGACGCGATCGTCGCGCATCCCGACATCGACAAAGTCACGTTCACGGGCTCGCCATCGGTGGGGCGCGGCATTCTGCAGGGTGCGGCGGGCAACTTCAAGCGCGTGACGCTGGAGCTCGGCGGCAAGTCGGCGAACGTGATCTTCGCCGACGCGAATATCGACAACGCCGTGCGCGCGGCCGCGTCCGGCATTTTCTTCAATACGGGGCAGGTGTGTTCGGCGGGCTCGCGGATTCTCGCGCATCGCGATGTCTACGATGAAGTGGTCGAACGGCTCGTCGCACGTGCGAAAGGGATCAAGGTCGGCGATCCCGCCGAGCGCGAAACGACGATGGGCCCGCTCGTCTCCGCCGCGCAGATGAAGACGGTGCTCGATTACGTGGATGTCGGCAGGAAGGAGGGCGCGTCGATCGTGACGGGCGGCGCGCGCATCGGGCAAAAGGGCTTCTTCGTCGAGCCGACGGTGTTCGCAAACGTCGAGCACGAGATGCGGATCTCGCAGGAAGAAATCTTCGGGCCGGTGGCAAGCGTGGTGCGCTTCAACGACGAAGAAGACGCGGTGCGCATCGCGAACGGCACGGCATACAGTCTCGCGGCTGGCGTGTGGAGCGCGGACATCGGCCGGGTGCATCGCGTAGCGCACGCGCTGAAGGCGGGCACGGTCTGGATCAACACCTACGGCTATACCGACGTGCGCTTGCCGTGGGGCGGGTCGGGCGACTCGGGCTTCGGCCGCGAACATGGCGACGTCGCGATCGAAAACTTCACCGAACCGAAAGCGATCTGGCTCGCCATCGAGCACTGA
- a CDS encoding LysE family translocator has protein sequence MSLTAWLFFLPACFAINMAPGPNNLLSINVAARHGFVTAFVAGSGRLVAFACMLMLAATGLAVVLHASELFFLAIKLTGAAYLIWLAIQLWRSDAGPMDALRQDDASLWRIARQECFVAAGNPKAILVFTAFLPQFVDIAKPMLPQFAVLGASFLVLEWFAIALYSWAGVYLGKWLTRAAVRRWFNRCCGAFLGAIGVSFLLVRRTT, from the coding sequence ATGTCTCTCACCGCCTGGCTGTTCTTTCTCCCCGCGTGCTTCGCGATCAACATGGCGCCCGGCCCCAACAATCTGCTGTCGATCAACGTCGCGGCGCGGCACGGCTTCGTGACCGCGTTCGTGGCGGGAAGCGGGCGGCTGGTGGCGTTCGCCTGCATGCTGATGCTCGCAGCAACGGGCCTTGCCGTCGTGCTGCATGCGTCCGAACTGTTCTTCCTCGCGATCAAGCTGACGGGTGCCGCCTATCTGATCTGGCTCGCCATCCAGCTCTGGCGCAGCGACGCAGGACCGATGGACGCGCTCAGGCAGGACGACGCATCGCTGTGGCGCATTGCACGTCAGGAGTGCTTCGTGGCGGCGGGCAATCCGAAGGCGATTCTCGTGTTCACCGCGTTTCTGCCGCAATTCGTCGATATTGCGAAGCCGATGCTGCCGCAGTTCGCCGTGCTCGGCGCGAGCTTTCTCGTGCTCGAATGGTTTGCGATTGCGCTCTATTCGTGGGCGGGCGTGTATCTCGGCAAATGGTTGACGCGCGCCGCCGTGCGCCGCTGGTTCAACCGCTGCTGCGGCGCATTTCTCGGCGCTATCGGCGTGAGCTTTTTGCTGGTGCGGCGCACCACCTGA
- a CDS encoding DUF2252 domain-containing protein: MKASTIAERETSGRAAREHAKRSSHRAIGPMHRHPIDLLRQSSEGRVERLVPLRYGRMMASPFAFFRGSAILQAHDLSLTPHTTLTLPICGDAHLLNFGGFATPERQLIFDMNDFDEVSTAPFEWDLKRLAVSFVLAGRHMRLSRGAAHDLVMAAVNQYRDRIAQYAHWGALELWCERITFDRMVDTAVNAENRRLIRRAMEKAAARTHESMLDRLAERDGDRYVMREMPPGLFHVHGSNTLFDAQDDWFKTGDWNRLIRETYQDYLRTLDEDRRELLGQFALHDLAFKVAGVGEVGTRCLVLLAADPHGKPLFLQIKEARRSVVSQHFNAGTRKSETKHEGERIVLGQRMLQAASDIFLGWSTGPSGRPFYIRQWRDMKLVPSIELFDVEQLNGYARLCGWALARAHAKAGGKAIEIAAYIGRSDQFAEALAEYASAYADQVERDYDVFMKACRSGDLEARTDEDMAADFRF; encoded by the coding sequence ATGAAGGCCAGCACCATCGCGGAACGGGAAACCAGCGGGCGCGCGGCCCGGGAACACGCAAAACGTTCCAGTCATCGCGCGATCGGTCCCATGCATCGCCATCCCATCGACCTGCTCAGGCAAAGCAGTGAAGGACGCGTCGAGCGCCTCGTGCCGCTGCGCTACGGGCGCATGATGGCGTCGCCGTTCGCGTTCTTTCGCGGCAGCGCGATCCTGCAGGCGCACGATCTGAGCTTGACGCCGCACACGACGCTTACGCTGCCCATCTGTGGCGACGCGCATCTGCTGAATTTCGGCGGTTTCGCGACGCCCGAACGCCAGCTGATTTTCGACATGAACGATTTCGACGAGGTGTCGACCGCGCCGTTCGAATGGGATCTCAAGCGCCTCGCCGTGAGCTTCGTGCTCGCCGGGCGGCACATGCGCCTTAGCCGGGGCGCCGCTCACGATCTCGTGATGGCGGCCGTCAACCAGTATCGCGATCGCATCGCGCAGTATGCGCATTGGGGTGCGCTGGAACTGTGGTGCGAGCGGATTACGTTCGACCGCATGGTCGACACGGCCGTGAATGCCGAGAATCGCCGGCTGATCCGGCGCGCAATGGAAAAGGCGGCCGCCCGCACGCACGAGAGCATGCTCGACAGGCTAGCGGAGCGCGATGGCGACCGTTACGTGATGCGCGAGATGCCGCCCGGCCTTTTTCATGTGCATGGCTCGAACACGCTGTTCGATGCGCAAGACGACTGGTTCAAGACGGGCGACTGGAACAGGCTGATCCGTGAGACGTATCAGGACTATCTGAGGACGCTCGACGAAGACCGCCGCGAGTTGCTCGGGCAGTTCGCGCTGCACGATCTCGCGTTCAAGGTGGCCGGCGTCGGCGAGGTGGGCACGCGCTGTCTCGTGCTGCTCGCCGCCGACCCGCACGGCAAGCCGCTCTTTCTGCAGATCAAGGAGGCGCGGCGCTCGGTGGTCTCGCAACATTTCAACGCGGGGACGCGCAAGTCCGAGACGAAGCACGAGGGCGAGCGCATCGTGCTGGGCCAGCGCATGCTTCAGGCAGCGAGCGATATCTTTCTGGGCTGGTCGACGGGGCCGTCGGGGCGCCCGTTCTATATCCGACAGTGGCGCGACATGAAGCTCGTGCCCAGCATCGAACTGTTCGACGTCGAGCAGCTGAACGGTTACGCGCGGCTTTGCGGCTGGGCGCTGGCGCGTGCACATGCAAAAGCGGGCGGCAAGGCGATCGAGATCGCCGCATATATTGGACGTAGCGACCAGTTCGCGGAAGCGCTCGCCGAGTATGCGTCGGCCTATGCCGATCAGGTCGAGCGCGATTATGACGTGTTCATGAAAGCGTGCCGCAGCGGCGATCTCGAGGCACGGACGGACGAAGACATGGCCGCCGATTTCCGTTTCTGA
- a CDS encoding GlsB/YeaQ/YmgE family stress response membrane protein translates to MLSLIGTIVVGLVVGLIARALKPGDDSMGLIMTIVLGIAGSLLAGYIGRALGWYRPGQAAGWIASIIGAIVLLLIYHLIRRRT, encoded by the coding sequence ATGCTTTCCCTCATTGGCACGATAGTCGTCGGCCTGGTCGTCGGTCTGATTGCGCGCGCGCTGAAGCCGGGCGACGACAGCATGGGTCTCATCATGACGATCGTTCTCGGCATTGCCGGCTCGCTGCTGGCGGGCTACATCGGGCGTGCGCTCGGCTGGTATCGGCCGGGGCAGGCCGCGGGCTGGATCGCGTCGATCATCGGCGCGATCGTGCTGCTGCTCATCTATCACCTGATCCGGCGGCGCACCTAG
- a CDS encoding polysaccharide deacetylase family protein — translation MNQPNPPQPHAAAHSAPARRWPSNGNPPMFNATIGWHVAMLAGWALAPAAWPWWLAGIVASHVAVVSIGLWPRSSLLGPNWTRLPDTPRNADAVALTIDDGPDPVVTPQVLDLLDAHGVRATFFCIGARAQRHPALMREIVARGHDVENHSQAHVHTFSVTLPGGLTREIDAAQRTLETLTGERPMFFRAPAGLRNLFLEPVLQKLDLRLAAWTRRGFDTRERNPERVLARLVDGLAARDILLLHDASAATGASGKPVVLDVLPRLIDTVHARGLRFVTLRDAAGA, via the coding sequence ATGAATCAACCGAATCCGCCGCAGCCGCATGCCGCCGCCCACTCAGCGCCCGCGCGGCGCTGGCCCAGCAATGGCAATCCGCCGATGTTCAACGCCACCATCGGGTGGCATGTCGCGATGCTGGCCGGCTGGGCGCTCGCGCCTGCCGCGTGGCCGTGGTGGCTCGCTGGCATCGTCGCGAGCCATGTGGCGGTCGTGTCGATCGGCTTGTGGCCGCGCTCGTCGCTGCTCGGGCCGAACTGGACGCGCCTGCCCGACACGCCGCGCAATGCCGACGCTGTCGCGCTGACGATCGACGACGGTCCCGATCCCGTCGTCACGCCACAGGTGCTCGACCTGCTCGACGCGCATGGCGTGCGCGCGACGTTTTTCTGCATCGGCGCACGCGCGCAGCGTCATCCTGCGCTGATGCGCGAGATCGTCGCGCGTGGGCACGACGTCGAAAATCACTCGCAGGCGCACGTGCACACGTTCTCGGTTACGCTGCCGGGCGGTCTGACACGCGAAATCGACGCCGCGCAACGCACGCTCGAAACACTGACCGGCGAGCGCCCGATGTTCTTCCGCGCGCCCGCCGGCCTGCGCAACCTGTTTCTCGAGCCGGTGCTGCAGAAGCTCGACTTGCGACTCGCCGCCTGGACGCGCCGTGGCTTCGATACGCGCGAACGCAACCCGGAGCGCGTGCTGGCACGCCTCGTCGACGGCCTCGCGGCGCGCGACATCCTGCTGCTGCACGATGCGAGCGCCGCAACAGGCGCGTCGGGCAAGCCAGTCGTGCTCGACGTGCTGCCGCGCCTGATCGACACCGTGCACGCGCGCGGACTGCGCTTCGTGACGCTGCGCGACGCGGCAGGCGCCTGA
- a CDS encoding LysR family transcriptional regulator: protein MRLRHIEVFHAVMRTGSLSKAAELLCVSQPAVSKVLAHAERSAGLMLFNRVHGRLQPTREAELLFSETQKLQANLDSIRDLARNLALQPEGHLRIGCLPSLGLSVIPSAVEAFRVAYPRVSMRIQTRHTEELLNALLTRELDLAVALSPPARPGIASVELGRTPVVCVGPPADDREDTDDQPTTLQAVVEGDWISIGDADPLGEMIGNALEALGLDGRAPSVEAHTWHVARALAARGIGHALLDELTASSGAEAVSVRPLAPPLSVGVFALWRDGGLSSKAGNAFVDVLRARFA, encoded by the coding sequence ATGCGCCTGCGCCACATCGAAGTTTTTCACGCCGTCATGCGTACCGGCTCGCTGTCGAAGGCAGCCGAGCTGTTGTGCGTGTCGCAGCCTGCCGTCAGCAAGGTGCTCGCCCACGCCGAGCGCAGCGCGGGCCTCATGCTCTTCAACCGCGTTCACGGCCGCCTTCAGCCGACGCGCGAAGCCGAGCTGCTGTTCTCCGAAACGCAGAAACTCCAGGCGAATCTCGACAGCATTCGCGATCTCGCGCGCAACCTGGCGCTGCAGCCGGAAGGGCATTTGCGCATCGGCTGTCTGCCGAGTCTCGGCCTGAGCGTGATTCCGTCCGCCGTCGAGGCGTTTCGCGTGGCGTATCCACGCGTGTCGATGCGCATCCAGACGCGCCACACGGAGGAACTGCTGAACGCGCTGCTCACGCGCGAACTCGATCTGGCTGTGGCGCTCAGTCCGCCCGCGCGGCCGGGCATCGCGTCGGTCGAACTGGGGCGCACGCCCGTCGTGTGCGTCGGTCCGCCCGCAGACGACCGCGAAGACACAGACGATCAGCCGACGACGCTGCAAGCGGTCGTCGAAGGCGACTGGATCAGCATCGGCGATGCGGATCCGCTGGGCGAGATGATCGGCAATGCGCTGGAAGCATTGGGGCTCGACGGTCGCGCGCCATCTGTGGAGGCGCACACCTGGCATGTCGCCCGCGCGCTCGCCGCGCGTGGTATCGGACATGCGCTGCTCGACGAGTTGACGGCAAGCAGCGGTGCGGAAGCCGTGAGCGTGAGACCCCTCGCGCCGCCGCTGTCGGTTGGCGTGTTCGCGTTGTGGCGCGACGGCGGTCTGAGTTCGAAGGCAGGCAACGCATTCGTCGACGTGCTGCGCGCACGTTTCGCGTGA
- a CDS encoding D-amino acid dehydrogenase: protein MRVCVLGAGVVGLTTAWSLARDGHDVTVVEARGGAALEASFANGGQLSYSYVAPLADPAVLPKLPAWLLQRDSALRFVPRFDAQQWRWCAAFLLACRSHRARQTALEMLSLGALSKAALHEIVERESIAFDYVRNGKLVVYRDSHDFERARHKMERLVAAGSDQRALDGSQCAMLEPALAHAQPLIAGGIHTPSEEAGDCQRFSVALADALRARHRVTFHYDTRVRELVRKGPHIVAARTASGDIEADAFVVALGLGSVPLVAALGVRLPIYPLTGYSLTIDDADPRHAPRVSVTDLHRKVVFAPLGERLRIAGMVEIAGLPDVQRAARIELLKRQAQEIFPAAGDYANAQAWCGHRPATPDSKPLIGRTPYGNLWLNTGHGALGFTLACGSARVIADMIAGRPASVDIAAYAYDR from the coding sequence ATGCGCGTATGTGTCCTCGGAGCAGGCGTCGTCGGACTGACGACGGCCTGGAGTCTGGCCCGCGACGGCCACGACGTGACGGTCGTCGAAGCCCGCGGCGGCGCGGCGCTCGAAGCGAGCTTCGCCAACGGCGGGCAACTGAGCTACAGCTATGTCGCGCCGCTTGCCGACCCCGCCGTGCTGCCGAAGTTGCCAGCGTGGCTGCTGCAACGCGATTCCGCGCTGCGCTTCGTGCCGCGTTTCGATGCGCAGCAATGGCGCTGGTGCGCCGCCTTCCTGCTCGCGTGCCGCAGCCATCGCGCGCGGCAGACGGCGCTCGAGATGTTGAGCCTCGGCGCGCTTAGCAAGGCGGCCTTGCATGAGATCGTCGAACGCGAGTCGATTGCGTTCGACTACGTGCGCAACGGCAAGCTCGTCGTGTATCGCGATTCGCACGATTTCGAACGAGCGCGGCACAAGATGGAGCGGCTCGTCGCGGCTGGCTCGGATCAGCGCGCGCTGGACGGCAGTCAGTGCGCCATGCTCGAACCCGCGCTCGCGCATGCGCAGCCGTTGATCGCGGGCGGCATTCACACGCCGTCTGAAGAAGCGGGCGACTGCCAGCGCTTCAGCGTCGCGCTGGCGGATGCGTTGCGAGCGCGTCATCGCGTGACCTTTCACTACGACACGCGCGTGCGCGAACTGGTCAGGAAAGGGCCGCACATCGTCGCGGCGCGCACGGCATCGGGCGATATTGAAGCCGATGCATTCGTGGTCGCGTTGGGGCTCGGCAGCGTGCCGCTCGTCGCTGCGCTCGGCGTGCGCCTGCCCATTTATCCTCTGACGGGCTACAGCCTTACGATCGACGACGCCGATCCGCGCCACGCACCGCGTGTGAGCGTGACGGACCTGCATCGCAAAGTGGTATTCGCGCCGCTTGGCGAGCGTCTGCGGATTGCCGGGATGGTCGAGATCGCGGGCTTGCCCGACGTGCAGCGGGCTGCGCGCATCGAACTTCTCAAGCGCCAGGCGCAGGAGATCTTTCCCGCTGCCGGCGACTACGCGAACGCGCAGGCCTGGTGCGGCCACCGGCCAGCCACGCCCGATTCGAAGCCGCTGATCGGCAGGACGCCGTACGGCAATCTCTGGCTTAACACGGGTCACGGCGCGCTGGGTTTCACGCTTGCATGCGGCAGCGCACGCGTGATCGCGGATATGATCGCGGGCCGGCCGGCGTCCGTCGATATCGCGGCCTACGCATATGACCGCTGA
- a CDS encoding glutamate/aspartate ABC transporter substrate-binding protein, producing MKTNIAKCAAFVAWAVAVGNACAQEPSATLKKIRETGAISLGVRESSVPFSYYDEQQHVIGYSQAIALKIVDEVKKELNLPDLKVREIPITSQNRIPLVQNGTIDIECGSTTHTKERDNQVAFSNSFFQYGVRMIVKKESGVKDFGDLANKTVVTTAGTSEERLLRQMNAEKSMNMRLISAKDHAESFLNVKTGRAVAFVMDDPLLYGAKAKEANADEYLITGTSPMSEVYGCMFRKDDPGFKRLTDGVIARLQTSGEAANLYQKWFTQPIPPKGINLNYPLSAEMKQLFAKPNDRALD from the coding sequence TTGAAAACAAACATCGCAAAGTGCGCGGCATTCGTCGCATGGGCCGTCGCCGTCGGCAACGCTTGCGCGCAGGAGCCGAGCGCGACGCTGAAAAAGATCCGCGAAACGGGCGCGATTTCGCTGGGCGTGCGCGAATCGTCGGTGCCGTTTTCGTACTACGACGAACAGCAGCATGTGATCGGCTATTCGCAGGCGATCGCGTTGAAGATCGTCGATGAGGTGAAGAAGGAACTCAATCTTCCCGACCTCAAGGTGCGCGAGATTCCCATTACGTCGCAGAACCGGATACCGCTCGTGCAGAACGGTACGATCGACATCGAATGCGGCTCGACCACGCACACGAAAGAGCGCGATAACCAGGTCGCGTTCTCGAACAGCTTCTTTCAATACGGCGTGCGCATGATCGTGAAGAAGGAGTCGGGCGTGAAGGACTTCGGCGATCTGGCAAACAAAACGGTGGTGACGACGGCGGGCACGTCCGAAGAGCGTCTGTTGCGGCAGATGAACGCCGAGAAGTCGATGAACATGCGGCTCATCAGCGCAAAGGATCACGCCGAGTCGTTCCTCAACGTGAAGACGGGGCGAGCCGTCGCGTTCGTGATGGACGATCCGCTGCTTTACGGCGCGAAGGCGAAGGAAGCGAATGCGGACGAGTACCTGATCACGGGCACGTCGCCGATGTCCGAAGTGTATGGCTGCATGTTCCGCAAGGACGATCCCGGCTTCAAGAGACTCACGGACGGCGTGATCGCGCGCTTGCAAACTTCGGGCGAAGCGGCGAATCTCTATCAGAAGTGGTTCACGCAACCCATTCCGCCGAAGGGCATCAACCTGAACTACCCGTTGTCGGCGGAGATGAAACAGCTGTTCGCGAAGCCGAACGACCGGGCGCTCGACTGA
- a CDS encoding SDR family oxidoreductase produces the protein MTQTSEATKTDKVALVTGAGSGIGRATALKLLANGYSVVLTGRRQAPLDALATQAQQQGKDAFAVACDVTDAASVAALFDAIRLRYGRLDVLFNNAGRNAPPVEIDQIELDDWRSVVDTNLTGVFLCTRAAFGMMKAQTPRGGRIINNGSISAHAPRPLSIAYTATKHAITGLTKSVSLDGRPYDIVCGQIDIGNAATEMAERMARGVPQANGTIAVEPLMDVEYVADAVLHMANLPLSANVQFMTIMASKMPFVGRG, from the coding sequence GTGACGCAGACCTCGGAAGCGACGAAAACGGACAAGGTGGCGCTCGTGACGGGCGCGGGCAGCGGCATCGGCCGGGCGACCGCGCTCAAGCTGCTCGCCAACGGCTATAGCGTCGTGCTCACGGGGCGCAGGCAGGCCCCCCTCGATGCGCTCGCAACCCAAGCGCAACAGCAAGGCAAGGACGCGTTCGCCGTCGCCTGCGACGTGACGGATGCGGCGAGCGTCGCCGCGCTGTTCGACGCGATCCGGCTGCGTTACGGCCGGCTCGACGTGCTGTTCAACAACGCGGGGCGCAATGCGCCGCCCGTCGAAATCGACCAGATCGAACTCGACGACTGGCGCTCCGTCGTCGATACGAACCTGACGGGTGTGTTCCTGTGCACCCGCGCGGCGTTCGGGATGATGAAGGCGCAAACGCCGCGCGGCGGCCGCATCATCAACAACGGCTCGATCTCCGCGCATGCGCCGCGGCCCTTGAGCATCGCCTACACGGCGACCAAGCACGCCATCACGGGCCTCACGAAATCGGTGTCGCTCGACGGCCGGCCTTACGACATCGTGTGCGGCCAGATCGACATCGGCAACGCGGCGACGGAGATGGCCGAGCGGATGGCGCGCGGCGTGCCGCAAGCCAACGGCACGATCGCCGTCGAACCGCTGATGGACGTCGAATATGTGGCCGACGCCGTGCTGCACATGGCGAACCTGCCGCTTTCGGCGAACGTGCAGTTCATGACGATCATGGCGAGCAAGATGCCGTTCGTCGGGCGCGGGTAA
- a CDS encoding oxidoreductase-like domain-containing protein, whose translation MTADEAPRPNAPADDPRPAPPKRPDPDDCCHSGCDPCVFDLYDEELTRYRAALAAWEARHARREGKPRRKR comes from the coding sequence GTGACTGCTGACGAGGCGCCGCGCCCGAACGCGCCCGCCGACGACCCGCGCCCCGCGCCGCCCAAACGGCCCGATCCCGACGATTGCTGCCATAGCGGCTGCGATCCGTGCGTGTTCGATCTGTACGACGAGGAGCTCACGCGATATCGCGCGGCGCTGGCGGCATGGGAGGCGCGGCATGCCCGGCGCGAAGGCAAGCCGCGCCGCAAGCGCTGA
- a CDS encoding NAD-dependent protein deacetylase translates to MSTLIEPHTLAALQDFVERYPRLFVLTGAGISTDSGIPGYRDENGEWKRSPPITLQDFLGSIASRQRYWARSTVGWPVVAKAEPNAAHRALARLEAAGHARTLVTQNVDGLHQRAGSSDVIELHGSIGEVTCLDCGAHHGRAAIQQKLIDENPALLDVIAEPAADGDAHLEWHDLGSFRVPACPDCGGLLKPAVVFFGENVPKPRVEAASHALDAADAMLVVGSSLMVYSGYRFCMWAQKRGKPIAAINLGRTRADALLSLKVEAPCGDALAALAANLASG, encoded by the coding sequence ATGTCTACGCTGATCGAACCTCACACGCTCGCCGCGCTGCAAGATTTCGTCGAACGCTACCCGCGGCTCTTCGTGCTGACGGGCGCGGGCATCAGCACCGATTCCGGCATCCCCGGCTATCGCGACGAAAACGGCGAATGGAAACGCTCGCCGCCCATTACGCTGCAGGACTTCCTCGGTTCCATCGCGTCGCGTCAGCGCTACTGGGCGCGCAGCACGGTCGGCTGGCCCGTCGTCGCGAAGGCAGAGCCGAACGCGGCGCACCGCGCGCTCGCGCGGCTCGAAGCGGCCGGGCATGCGCGCACGTTGGTCACGCAGAACGTCGATGGCCTGCATCAGCGTGCGGGCAGCAGCGACGTGATCGAACTGCACGGCAGCATCGGCGAAGTGACATGCCTCGATTGCGGCGCGCACCACGGTCGCGCGGCAATTCAGCAGAAGCTGATCGACGAGAATCCAGCGCTGCTCGATGTGATCGCCGAGCCCGCCGCCGACGGCGATGCGCATCTCGAATGGCACGATCTGGGCTCGTTTCGCGTGCCGGCGTGCCCGGATTGCGGCGGCCTGCTGAAGCCTGCCGTCGTGTTCTTCGGCGAAAACGTGCCGAAGCCGCGCGTCGAAGCGGCGTCGCACGCGCTCGATGCCGCTGATGCGATGCTCGTCGTCGGCTCGTCACTGATGGTGTATTCCGGCTACCGCTTCTGCATGTGGGCGCAGAAGAGGGGCAAGCCGATCGCCGCGATCAACCTGGGGCGCACGCGTGCCGACGCGTTGCTGTCGCTGAAAGTAGAAGCGCCGTGCGGCGATGCACTCGCCGCGCTCGCAGCGAATCTCGCGTCCGGCTGA